Proteins encoded by one window of Sorex araneus isolate mSorAra2 chromosome 3, mSorAra2.pri, whole genome shotgun sequence:
- the AIFM2 gene encoding ferroptosis suppressor protein 1, translating to MHSSAGFEMGSQVSVDPGAQCVVIVGGGFGGIAAASQLQALNIPFMLVDVKECFHHNVGALRASVESGFAKKTFISYSAAFKESFRQGLVVKIDLKNQTVLLESGEALPFSHLILATGSSGPFPGKFNKVCSLQAAVEAYEDMVRQIQRAQFITVVGGGSAGVEMAAEIKTEYPDKEVTLIHSKVALANRELLPSVRQEVKEILIRKGVQLLLSERVSNLEEVPVNEYREYIKVLTDKGTEVASNLVIVCNGIKINSQAYRSALEGHLASNGAVRVNEFLQVEGHTNIYAIGDCSNLKEPKMAYHAGLHASIAVTNIANSTKQRPLKAYKPGALTFLLSMGRNDGVGQISGFYVGRLMVRLAKSRDLFVGTSWKTMKQTPP from the exons atgcacagcag TGCCGGCTTCGAGATGGGGTCCCAGGTGTCGGTGGACCCCGGAGCTCAGTGTGTAGTGATCGTGGGCGGGGGCTTCGGCGGGATTGCGGCCGCCAGCCAGTTGCAGGCCCTGAACATCCCCTTCATGCTGGTGGACGTGAAGGAATGCTTCCATCACAATGTGGGCGCCCTGCGCGCCTCCGTGGAGAGCG GGTTCGCCAAGAAGACATTCATTTCCTACTCGGCGGCCTTCAAGGAGAGCTTCCGGCAGGGCCTGGTGGTCAAAATAGACCTGAAGAATCAGACAGTGCTGCTGGAGAGCGGAGAG GCACTGCCCTTCTCGCACCTGATCCTGGCCACGGGCAGCTCGGGCCCCTTCCCCGGCAAGTTCAACAAAGTCTGCAGCCTGCAGGCAGCCGTTGAGGCCTACGAGGACATGGTGAGGCAG ATCCAGCGTGCCCAGTTCATCACGGTGGTAGGAGGTGGCTCTGCGGGCGTGGAGATGGCGGCGGAGATCAAGACGGAGTACCCCGATAAGGAG GTGACACTCATTCATTCCAAAGTGGCCCTCGCCAACAGGGAGCTCCTGCCCTCTGTCCGGCAGGAAGTGAAGGAGATCCTGATCCGGAAAGGCGTGCAGCTGCTGCTGA GTGAGCGGGTGAGCAACCTGGAGGAGGTGCCGGTCAACGAGTACCGAGAGTACATCAAGGTGCTGACGGATAAAGGCACGGAGGTGGCCAGCAACCTGGTGATCGTCTGCAACGGGATCAAGATCAACAGCCAGGCCTACCGCAGCGCGCTGG AGGGCCATCTGGCCAGCAACGGGGCGGTGAGAGTGAACGAGTTCCTCCAGGTGGAGGGCCACACCAACATCTACGCCATCGGCGACTGCAGCAACCTCAAGGAGCCCAAGATGGCGTACCACGCCGGCCTGCACGCCAGCATCGCCGTGACCAACATCGCCAACTCCACGAAGCAGAGGCCCCTCAAGGCCTACAAGCCAG GAGCCCTGACCTTCCTCCTGTCCATGGGGAGAAACGACGGTGTGGGCCAGATCAGCGGCTTCTACGTGGGCCGCCTCATGGTCCGGCTCGCCAAGAGCCGGGACCTGTTCGTCGGCACCAGCTGGAAGACCATGAAGCAGACTCCGCCTTGA